DNA from Centroberyx gerrardi isolate f3 chromosome 20, fCenGer3.hap1.cur.20231027, whole genome shotgun sequence:
TCATatgcaatttttaataaaagaacaATATTGGCCCTGTATAATGGTCTAAACCTAATAGAAACAGAAACTCAACTCTCATTGGCTAACGCTAAGGCATTAGGTCTGGATTACTTTTCGACAGCTGGTTTGACGCAACCATCTTCTACTGGTCAATAGGTTTTGATAGTTAAAAACTGACCAAAAACcaccttttgttttgactgaATGCAAAGTGTACCAGTCAGTAGGTGTTCATTTCTCAGATTAGGTGTAGGGTTCTCATCAAATCAATTATCAACAACAATCGGGCTCTAGAGTCGGTCTAGAAAGCTAGCTTGAGTAACTAGCTGGCATGAActctctaaccaccaggccGCCCTGTTGCAACAATTAaaggtgcgatcacacctacattTACACACCTgcagttttctttggtccaaaccgtagaggaaaagtttactttgtcgTGTTTTTGTATTcagtttaggttcacactgcccaattacaatcGAATCAGGGCTTgcaaacaaaagtcacatgactcagaagtagcttgtttattggacagagttttggtgacctgtcatcctgccaggttagagagtcaaaacaaatctgattccagtccctttaactttagctaagcatgatggacttgactacactcttcttctctggtgttcataccagtgaagaacacatgaagaaatagctgtatATGAGCGTCAGTCCAGTTCagaattcgatttttttttaattgctctATTTTCCATTGTGTATTACTATTAACTCAGTTAACTGATTTGTTGatttgcaacaacattgacatgCAACTGAATTCTTTAAAAATGAACTGCTATGGCTGGGTTCAAGATGGCCTCTTGAAGGGTTTATTGACGCAGAGTTGCTGTAAATTTGCTGAGCATCCGGTAAACCAAGCAGTCTGAGTATGTCCAGTTTTAAATTGGGTCGTTGTTTTGGCATAACTCTTAAACATGtcgtttgttttgtgtttttgttgttttgaaccACTGTCTACAGGTATCTAACTCAGGTAAATTTACTGTAATCAAAAATACTTTCGTTAttaatattactactattattctCTCTCATCGAGACGATCCTCATCCTGTTCGGTTGTTCTGAGCTATTGTTTTATACCTAACTTTACTAGATGTTTATGCTTTTGTTTTAATACCTTATCTCATCCGTTTTGACCTTACCGAATCATTTTATCGACCTCTTACCTTTAGCAGTGATTCCACAGACAGTGTGTGATATTTTAACATGACTGTTTAATCGTTGATGTACATTGTCGGCTGCCAAATCGCCCCGCCCTTTCAGAAACCTGTGCTCTTTGCCGTGTTTTGTGGTCGATGTTTCCTCAGATGATTTTGATCGGTGTCGCCCCTCTTTCTGCCCTTGTGTGAGGGATGGGATTATACCGCTATTGTCATGCGAAAACCTTGTGACCCCaaattttttgttaattttttttttctttaatcgAAAGGTTACGTTGATCCCGAGTAAGTTGGAAGCAAGTGCCATCACCCTAGTATCAATGAAACCataagttattatattattatagaaTGAATCGGTTTAAAAATGGGCATCGATATgaaaatcaatttttttttcccaaatccTGGaaaattttactgttttttttgtgttgttttttttaggttttcacccgacaggaGCAATATGTTATATGacacatgacatgatgtgattAGGTGACATGTCGTTGTCTAATATATGACATGTCATAAGGACTGTAAgattgtaaaaagaaaaattgcaATGCGCTGCTTTGATGACTAAGGACTAACAAACTGACCAGAATgctaaagagagaaagacaggagagagacatagCCTTGATTTAAACTGTTGAAAGTTGTCTGTTAGCTagactgaatgtttttttttgtgggggggggggttttcaCTTGGGTCAGATGAGCAGAGATGCCAAAGTAGTGGTTACTATAGGGGAACAGTCCGCGTGTCATTTTACGAAAATGTATACAAATGTTGGATACACTAAGTACAGCTGCAGATCTCCTCAGCAATCTGTTAGCAACTTTTGAACCGTCACTTGCATTTGTTCGGGTTTCCAGTAGGTagttggactgaagctgccgatattcTGTATATCTCAGTATAATATTCAGCGTTTCCCCGCAAAATTCtattcttctcagggtggaaaagcctctgaaacagcatttagagcatcatgggacactaaaactctccactgttATCATATCGGCAGTGGACGGCACTGACCGGCCAATATCAGTTCTATTGAAAGgcccaatatattggtctaatccTATTTTCCAgtgtgaaatgcattttttctCTATTACATCTTTGACACACTAGGACAAATGCGCAGAGCAGCAGGTATAAGACGCATGCAGGTGACGGGTTGAAATTTTCTAAGGAGTTGTCAGAGAAGATCTTTGTCAAACGTTATGTAAAACTTCCTCACTTTACCTATCCCAtaatactaaaactaaaaaaggTCTCCAGGTTGTTCCAATGCGTTCTGCCCTTGTACAGATTTCCATGACATCGTATCTGCTTTTTACTTTGTGGTCTTTGAAATCTCACTGCCCCGGTTCGCCACAAACCGACTtcgatttttaatttttaattttaaccAATAATATGCACTCACCTCTTCAGTTTATGTAGCTTGTAATATATGGATATAACGAACAATATGAAAATCCTGATCTTTTGCAAAGTGTAAATGAACTAGATTCGTCGCGTTATGATTTTCATCCAATCGGAACCAAAAGAGACTGCGAACTATTAGAGTATATTATTTTCTCTAACATTCTTTCTTGTTAATAAACTTGATAACTTGCTACATATTATGGAATAATCAAGGGGGGGAgcttcggggggggggggggggggggggttaaagatGTTTACAAGAATTGGAgaagaaattgtttttttttgcccgaTTTCTTTTATCACTGCCTTATTTCTGTTGTCGTCGTCTCCATGTTGTCCATGTTTTGAATACTGATTATCGATTATTGCTCATTCTGGCAGCTTTGTGAATCTACACTCATTGGAAACTCCACCCTGTGTTTCTAGCTGGTTGTATCATTGCTTACTAAGAAAAACCATATTGTGCATTTTTGTACTGGGCATTGTTGATGTAATTGGtttaatgattgattgattgattgattgattgattgattgatcaaaTTGCAGACAGTGATGCAACAGTTGGAAGTAAATCCATTTTATCGGTGTAAGTGATCCGAAAATCAGGCCATGAAGAAGGTGGACAGTTTTACCAACAGCTACGACCAAAAAAAGCATACttctgaaattgccatctgctattggctgatctgtggtgccaggtgatgtcacctgtTATACTCTATAGAAGgcgacatcacctggcaccaaagatcagccaataacagatggcAAACTCAGTAGCATGGTTTGAACCATTTGAGGTCAGgcttttacacagatttgggtttggggtttagttactctttaatgcaCATTTAAATTCTTGTCGATTATGGGTTAGAGAGATTCTTCAGCCAATGGAAACATGAATTGTCTAAAATGTGGAAGTCCGTGTACAAAACAGTCTGGGTAACACCGCCCACCTCCTTCACCTCAAAATGTTGCGAGCGTAATGTCTGGATGCACCTACAATACTGGAATCTGATACAGTGTCACTATCACTGTCAGAGACTTTCCCTAAGCCTAAAATCTGACACCAAGAGCCTTGGTAATATGTCAGTGACAGTCTTTTGCACATAAGAAGAAGAATGTTAAAGAAGAATGAGACTcagcatctttaaatttgaccgttttcacGACCAAAAAATGTCAAGTGTTCATGGCTTCCCCCTTaaattcttatcagggtggaaaagcctctgaaacagcatttagagcatgaaaaactctccactgaaacccatgaTGATAATAAGaatgaaaacatattcatgcatacttgtgtggagactgatcaaaatgttgcataacACAACCagcaattctacaataaatatgtaatcaatcaaactgcatcatatccatcatatcagaggtagatgatactgactggaccagatctgatttttaataaaaggacaatatctaGTCAGTATCGGTGCATCCTTTTCTGCTGTTTCACGAGTTATGATTAGGatgtaaaagacaaaaataacataatttgTATACAGCTCAATTTGATATTTTCCTGGCAAAACAAAACTCTTCTCATGGCCAGGAAGTTAGTTTGACATAAAATGAGTTATCTTTACATTCAATAAGGCCAGGACTttatgatttttgtttgtttgtttggtggactttttttattttttttcatttttatcggTCTGTGATGCACTGAAGACTAATGGAAAAGCCGATATGTaacatctgtttttatttccgTTTGCTGTGAACAAAAATGACTAACCAAGCGGTCGCTCTCCCTTAATGGAGGCCGAGAAGAAAAATGCAGGGAGGGACGACGGCCAATCAGAATCCCTCGCTTTCAGTTGGGGTCATAGCTCCGACTgaagccattttgcatcccctcTTCTGCATTTCAAGTGTCAGTTTAATTCAGTTGGGGatgtaatgctgcattcacgtcatGTGGGAGGATCCATCCGAACTACTTGACAGTTCACGCATTCTGACTCATTTTATGCACTCAAATGGAGgatttctgtagactttggttgctgCTGATCGTTTTTGTCGcacttcacacacatgcagttagTGAAGATACATTGtacttcatgttttacagcaaaccaaacattgtaATGTCAACCACAAAGCAAAAATCCAACAAATAGTGTCCTGTCATAACATTTTAGGACACTAATTTTATTCAGTACATCATTCCATACACTTGACTGGAGGTCCATCACCTGAACATGAGAACTCACATCTGCCGTCTTTCCCACgggacgtgaacgcagcataacaTGGTACAAGTGAGAAACTCAGTTTTGACCAGAATAAACTATCtgtactcaagtagaagtaaaaagaaGCAGTGTAGGAATGTACTTTAGCAAAAGACTAGTGGTTCAAAAATTACTATCCATTtggtatataaaaaaaacaaaaccatgacCGCATTatttataaagaaaaaacaaatccctAATTCTGAATGGCCATGATATCCACTGGCATTTTTCTTCTGGGTGAGAACTTCCTCTTTTTATCCACTTAAGTGTCTTTATGTAATGCCTGACTGCAACGTTCAGGTGCAAAAGCCACAGTCAGGAATTGCCGAAGCTGTAACAGTAACGTGTAAAAAGCTGAACATATGCATACTTCCCTCCCTGGAATCCCAAACATGTTTTGGGGATGATTGGTCGACCCTGCAATGGAAGCAAAGCTGTTCAGTTCCTCATTGTGGCTTTTTTAGTGTTTTCATTTCCATAGACTGGATTTAATATATCTGACAAATGAGCCTAAAGCAGAAAATATCATCAGTGTACATAAGGAGAGGAactcaaatataaaaaaaaatcctctacTAGTACTACAAACcttatattcattattttttcaacaataaaaatattaatcAAAATATTTGATGAATGAATTGGTTGATTGCTggaatgatcatttttgtatttttttgtttgcgTTTCATTTGAGTGTGTTTTATATCCCGTTTCTCCAGATATCTGCTGCCTTGTCCCATAAAGCACATATTCTCTCCCAGCATAGATTTTACTCCATACACCAACCTTAATGTTTGTTGAGCCcatatgaactgttttttttccctgaaaATGAGacgtttattttgaaaaataacacTAAATCTCAATGGGGCTTGTCTGGATTCATGATAGACATACTGGTATGTATTTTCAACTGGGGGCAAACAAGTGGGGCAGTGTTTAGGTCTAAGTTGGTTAGTGCATATTTCCACTAGGCTATGGTAGCCTCAGGATTTTTGGGACTACAGAATCTATTTAtgtgaatttttcattaaaaaaaaaaaaagcaggtaaTCATAGCCATGCAGTCTGAAACTGGTTGTGTTTGACCAACTGTTGGTGACTGCCAGTCATCTTCTGTTTATCTTGATTTTTCCAACTCGGATTTGTTTGGGACGTGGCATGGAAACATTTCTTGggaataatctcattggttagTTAAACCTCAATAGGTGGAGCCAGAGCCATGGGTGGAgccatgaaaacacattttttcagagcacaagttagctaactggcaaacttgaatgacaaagaaagaactctggtcaaaatataaatataaatctgAATGTCAGTGActtcttgttttcattcatgaccatgacaaTTCAttatgttgaaggtcagcagctagctaactagcttccTAGATAGCTAAatgctagtatggctagtttgaacttggaaggtcagctaggctaagtagctaacctagataacttagtatggctagtttgcattttttcaagttagcagagcgctaggcttcataatattagctagctCCTCTTTTACCTCGTCTTTTTCACTGGCTACACAATAAACAGACATGGACCTCCTGCAGCTTAACAGCAAACTTGCAGTacaggtgaatgtgtgtgtttttttaccaagaaggttaaaggtcaccattgcATCATAACTCTTAAACTCCTGTAGCAAAATTTTCTCAGTCCGACTTTGGAGGGCGTTTATGTGAAATTTCTGATATATctgatagcacatgaatgcacaataacAATACTTACACTGAAAAAATTTggtttggctccgcccattgaggtttaactcagaGTGTTGTTTTCAGGCTTTTCTTTCAGCGCAGACTTCTTGTGTTAGGAtggacacactgcaaaaatatttgCCCCAATTTGAGTATTCCAAAAAAATGCCAGAGATCTGAGTGATAATACTGCATCATATTCAGTTTTTCTCTTCTAATCCGAGTAGCCCAAACTTgaaagatacacacatacacacacttacagtggGTGATTAGATTAGTCTTAACACCGGTAAATTGAATCTAAAGTTCAAGCGGCATAGCAGTCAGATGAGAAGTTACACATCTTACAGGTAAACTAACTCacatttcccccaaaaaatgtaGTTAACTTCAACTACAACTTAGTGCTGCCTCAAATCGCCCCCCGTATATCTAAATATATaatccaaaatgctatatatacgcttagaaaacacaaaaaaactttGAAATACATCATTCAACATCTGCAaaatgtgtgttatgttgtcTACTGTGGACTCAGTTTCCTACCATACCATACTGTATAATTTTGTACTTTGGATCATTTTGAGTGTaggtgtcaggtgatgtcacattTTCCAAACAGTGATGTTATGAAATAcatcattttggaacaaagcgGGGTGAAAAGTATGCCACACGTCTGCTGATGACACTAAAAAAACAAAGCGTTTAAATAGTGTTGTCCCAAATGAAACACATCTGGAAGTCTCATATCACAATCGGAACGGGATTTTACTAATTATGACTTTTTTGTACATTGCATTATGAACTGTACAATATGTAGAAGATTCAATAACAAGCTGTATATTTGGCAGATGAATAACTATTATTACTAATAAAATGTATTCCCAGTGATTGAGCTGCATCTTGCATTGTCTTCTGTCATCACTTAGCCAACAGGACCTTATGATAACTTTAtgactttattgtcagataaaGATTAAGTGCCTTAGACCAGTCTTAGATATAAAGATATCAGAGGGGGTATGAAGCTACACAGAATTCATGACAAAGGGATCATATTTAATACAGCAAAGTACCATCACACAATCGCTCCATTACTATTTATGGATCAGCTTTTTACATTTGTAAGCATTGCGTATCATAAataaaagggttagggttattagggttagaccaaagCATGGAGCCTATATAGATCTTTTATTAtaaatcagatatcagtcagtcagtgtggttcacctctgataagatgcagtttgattgataaTGTATTAtggaattgatcaatactacactggttatctatgggaagcccttagactggatttatttatttttttgatatgaaaatggtcaaattcaaaagTACTGAACATCAGCATAAAAGATCAGCTATGACTATCTTCCATCTAAAAATATAGATATCGGCCTTGacaaaacccatattggtcaaaccctaatagCAAAAACAATGTTACTTCAGCCTTTCAGTAAGCAGTACaaagcactgaacacacacacacacacacacaagttgtgGAGAATTAATTAACTTGTAATACTAGTCACAAAGCCTTAAGACTTTTATGACCTGCCTGAGTTGAGGAATCACAATAGTTTTATtcatcaaaatacaaaaatatcatttATATCAAACCTAAAAGTTCTTAACATAGAATGTGTTCTCTTCTGCTATATCTAAAGTTTGTTGGCACAGTCTGTTTTTGAGCTGTGCTGATGTAGTGATCGCTAAAACACTAATTAAGCTcccaaaatgtacaaaaatggTCCAGTTGAGACTAAATTAAACAAACAAATTCAAAGTTGGTGAACAAAATTTAAAACACATACTATTATCTACATTAGTAAtccaaaataaagcaaatgtagttttcattaaaaaaaatcttgaaagaTACAGACATCATGATTTTCACAAATTGTTTGCTGTGCATGCAAAACATCTCAGATTTATATCTGTGTTtatcatataaaaatatatttcataataaaaagaaaatcccTGAAGGGATACCAAGGGATATAAATTACTCTGCGTTAAACAAGGCAAATCCCTCTGTTCTCAAAACTTATATCGAAAACAGATTGTGTTATGATCCAATTTCACTGACCATATAAGCATGAAATTGTAAATTAAGTAGAAAATTTGGGTGCGAGATCaaaaccatccatccatccatcatagTCTCTGTAGCATAAAATAAGGCACAAGATATTAAATTAACTTCCCATTGATAGGCACGATCCCATGagtttaaaatgaataatgaatacaaGTTCCTTAAATGCCAAACCTTTTGATGGCCCAGCACTATCTGTAGTTCGATATTGTGCTACCCATAATTCGAGATTgatcaaaggaaaaaaaacaagactaggtcaaaacctagtatatggctggaccgtgtataggtgtgccacgtgccacggccgaccaatggcccgcattgatcctcccgatccaagccccgtagctctggtacccatcggtgccgaaaacggCATTCGCCGGACActcggtgacgcatcggcgtcgggacccccgccgaaatctcggccggatcaccgggaacaaatcggcgcccagctatcggcactggccggaaccgtgctcccgggaaactccgggaagcgtcggcagtaagccctcagcgcgccgaaacctccatgcttgtctgtgtctctctctccgccgacagaacagagggctgtcaggtggactgagctcgcgcatatgcatcaaaataaacggcgatatgatataattgtatagattctactttagcttcagttagcttcagcttacatgcatgatattggtcagcctgcttactgtgtgggagaaacgggtTCCtgatctcagcggagaaacaagatggcggagaaaatgaaacttacatttctggctctgtgatcctatgatgtgccacgtgccacggccgaccaatggtgtaacttcatcactcagtcagtcagtcactcagtcagtcagtcactcagtcagtcagtcactcagtcagtcagtcactcagtcagtcagtgagtgagtgagtgacagacattcgcgtttatagggctggccccgctgttgcggtccagccaaaaaataaacacagtaaagacacacatacacacctatgAAATGCCAGAAAATCAACTCGTAAAATATGGAACAGCTTCATATTAGGGCTGCTTAtggttattttcattatcgattaatctatcgaTTATTTTGCCAATtcatcgattaatcattttgtctataaaatgtcaaagatAATGACAAATGGCCATTGCAACTTACCACAGGTCTTAAAATGGCttacttccaaaaaaaaaacccaaagtattccttttataatgatatgaaacagagaaaagcaagcaaatcttagcatttgtgaagctgtaaccagcaaatgtttggtatttttacttaataAATGACTAGAACGATTAAATCgcttatcaaaattataattgattaattttctgtcgatcgactaatcaattaatcgactaatcgtttcagcaatACTTCATATAGTCATCTACAATGAGCTGTTAACATGTCTTCATGTCCTAcatttcccttctcctcctctttcataaAGATTGACTGGATATTTGATCATTGCAAATTTGAAcgtcaaatacattttttctagaatatacaaactatccACTACCGGTTTTGCTATATGTGAAAAAACAGATTGTTTATTCCGTTACTGTTTTCTACTGTAAAATGTTTTGGGATGGGGTGGACAACTGGAGGTGGATGGAGACATTCTTCTTGCTGTGACTTGAGATGAGTCTTTCTCCAAAGGAGTTTCCACTCACTATAGTCTCTTCAAGGCCTGTGGGTAGTACTTCAGGAAGATCCTGTGGGCGATCTCGTAAGTGTCTCCCTGAGGTTTGGTCGGGTACTTTCTGCCGTTGTAAACAAAGCCCTTTTCTACCTGGAAGGCAGCCTGGTTGAAGGTGTCCTGCTTAAACGGCCGTCCGCTGTCCAGGCACTCCACCAAGGTGTTGACGAACAGGCTCCAGCGCTGGGCGTAATAGTCCTCCATCAGGCCTCCCCACTCTTTGCTGGCGTAGTCCAGGATCTCACCACTGGGACCCCATAAAGTGATCTGGTTTCTGGCGTTCATGTCATAGAGCTGCGCCTCCTTCTCGTCCAGACCCAAGGATCGTGCCTGCTCCAGCCATGTCCCCAGGAGGAAGTTGCGGTCGCTAGACAGCAAACGGTTGAGCTCGGGCAAAAGGTCGTAGACCAGCACACCGCCTGCGGTCAGCAGCTCTGGCAGTTTTTGGCTCTGGAAGGCCTCTGCGATATCGAGGTAAAACGCTGATGTGAGTACTTGCAAGACCTGCCGTGTCACATCCACAAGATCGTACCGGAACGTTTCCTTGGACACCAGAGATGGTGCCACCTCAATAATCAGTTTCCAGGCTTTGTACAAGTCGGCCGGATCATACCAGATGCCGGTATTCATGCGAAACGAAGGCCGGCGCACCAGTGGGCTGTGGTTGTGGTTTCGGTAATGCGGCACAGTGCAGTTGTAGACGCTGGCAAACAGAAGCCTCCACGCAGCGGTCAAGTTCTCGTGTGTGCTGCCGTAGCGCCGGATAGCATAGAGTGACGCCCACTTCGCCAAGTTCACCGGCTCCTTGCGCCAAGCCAGTTCGCTCATCAACTCGTACACAACGGGATTCTGCTCGATGCCCTCGGGCGTCATGCCTAAGCCCACCAGGGTGGAGTTGGGGAAATTCAGGGCTTTGAACGGCCCGGAATTGATGCTCTCCACTGTGCCAAAGAAACCGCTGTTGCCCCCGAAGTTGTTCAGCATGCACCAGATGAAGGGCTGTCCGTAGAAGGACTCGGTGTAGGAGAAAATTGGCTCAGTCTCGGCAAACAAGTCCAGCACAATCATACGGCCGAGGGGCACTCCGTGCAGAAGGGCCTTAATCTGGGCCGGCTTCCAGAACGCTGCGCTACTAAAGAACAGCCAGCCTTGCATCAGCCAAATTGCCTGAGGATCAACTGGGGAGAAAAAATTAGATTTGGatgagggagaagaaagggacAGTTCTTGAACATGACCGGTAAACATTAGTGGGGTCGAGGGGGGCTGTCTGTGCAAGACAATTGGGCAGTAGCGTTCAAAGACATGACAGCAACTATCACATTTACAACTTGCAACGCTAACCGAATGGTCACCCAGAACTCACCTGCGGTCATTGAGGCAAAGACAGAGCGACTGACTGCGGACAGATAGGTGGGGTCGGAGGAAGGAGGAGTCATCTCGTTAAAGGTGTCTGTGTTGTAGATGTGATCCGTCCCGAACTGTTTCACCACCTGGGACAGGTAGAGGGAACCGATGTGAAGGAAGAGGGGGTCACGGGGGTCTAAGACGTAGGCGCAGGAGTAGCTGCAGTTGAAATGAGCCCAAGGCCCCAATCGGGTTACATTCGCTTTCGGATACAACCTGAAAGACAAGAAATACTTTAATGATGCAAAGGTTTTGGTTTCTACATCGACTTGTGCTTTGTGTTCTGCTTGGCTTGTCTGTATGGACCGAAGTGTAACGTGAGGAGTAATGCTGGCAGTTATTAGTAGCCATATCCTCATAGAGTGGGTATCTGAAATGAACGCATCTCGGAGGAAATTAAACTTATTAAACAGGGAATACCTTGAGTTTAGAGTTTCAAGATGCTGACTTGTATATAATTTCATTCATAGTTGTCTGCTGTATACAATAGAAAGCtgtaaaattgtaaaatgtTGACAACCACGAGGGACAGGCAGCAATATCCAGTGAGTGATTAGATTCACCTGAGTATTCCTTTGGGAATATTCCCGGAGAAGGCTGGCAAGACGGGAATCATGCCGAAGGATCTCATTCGCTCCAAGATTTTAAACTgcaaacacagatgattttatCCTCAAAAACGTAACAAAAAGTCCTTAAGAcacaatgtgctttactttcatgccagcaaatattttgatatctcattttgtaatgcttttCTCACATATTCATagcttaattttttttatttaaattgcaTGACAAGCAAGGAATTGCCAGTACTTGGAGGTAGAGCTGCTTCACATGCCAGGACTGCGGTAGAGGCCCGCCAAACTCGAACATGTTTCCCATACGGTTCCAGGCAAGAAAGGCGGGGCCAGAGAAGAACTCTTCAATCTCCGACTGGTTCAAACCAAGAGCGCGGTAAACCTGTAGGGAGATATTAATTTATTGTTTACATGCTGCATATATCGAGGTAGGCATCAGCATAGTAGTGGAGTATCATGTATCTGCTTCTGAGGCAAGTTAGATTTGTTAAAAaagtttctcttctttcctgcTTATGAAATTCATTCTTCATAGCTTGTAATAGTCTTCATGTCATCCTCTTCCTTCTGAAtacttccccctctcccttatCCTCTTCCTTGACTTTCTCTGAAAATAAGATATTTCTCATTTGTTAAAGAAACAACCATCTACCTCATCTCCTTCGCTCCACTTTCTATatctagcacttctctatcatacatgatcattttAGGAATACAGAAATATCTGTTACATCTATGGGACGGGCCCCGTGGCTCTGTCCCTTGCACCTCTTAATATGGTTGCTTGTAATACTTACACTTAGTTGC
Protein-coding regions in this window:
- the naglu gene encoding alpha-N-acetylglucosaminidase, whose protein sequence is MSLRSGCGVVLVVVFCLVVTVQCKFSTLDHLKPKASDKTQGRAVVELLKRLLGNRSTEFIISVNKSLSNDSLDVCELRSTKNNKIVATGSSGVAVASGIYNYLKYFCNCHVSWSGDQLDLPRPLPQLTGVLRINTQHKFRYYQNVCTVSYSSVWWDWPRWEREIDWMALNGINLPLAFTGQEVLWQEVYRALGLNQSEIEEFFSGPAFLAWNRMGNMFEFGGPLPQSWHVKQLYLQFKILERMRSFGMIPVLPAFSGNIPKGILRLYPKANVTRLGPWAHFNCSYSCAYVLDPRDPLFLHIGSLYLSQVVKQFGTDHIYNTDTFNEMTPPSSDPTYLSAVSRSVFASMTAVDPQAIWLMQGWLFFSSAAFWKPAQIKALLHGVPLGRMIVLDLFAETEPIFSYTESFYGQPFIWCMLNNFGGNSGFFGTVESINSGPFKALNFPNSTLVGLGMTPEGIEQNPVVYELMSELAWRKEPVNLAKWASLYAIRRYGSTHENLTAAWRLLFASVYNCTVPHYRNHNHSPLVRRPSFRMNTGIWYDPADLYKAWKLIIEVAPSLVSKETFRYDLVDVTRQVLQVLTSAFYLDIAEAFQSQKLPELLTAGGVLVYDLLPELNRLLSSDRNFLLGTWLEQARSLGLDEKEAQLYDMNARNQITLWGPSGEILDYASKEWGGLMEDYYAQRWSLFVNTLVECLDSGRPFKQDTFNQAAFQVEKGFVYNGRKYPTKPQGDTYEIAHRIFLKYYPQALKRL